The window GGTCTGCGGAGACCTGCGCGTCGAAACCCCAGCCCATATGATGATAAACCTCCAGATCAACAATCCCGGGTCGCTGGTTTCCACCGGCAAGCTGGATATCTGGGGTTCCTTGCACAATATGGGGTCTCTGGACATTGAATCAAACTTCACAGTCCATCCTGGAGGCGTTTTTGGTAGCCTGATGCCGGGCATTCAGACCATTGTGCGCCGAGACTGCTTCTTCGACACCGGTTCTGCGGTAAGTACAGGCGGTCCGTCGTTCATTCTTCAACAGCCAAATCTAATGGTGGCCCCGATCCACAGCTATATCCACAATCACTCCGCCAATGTCATGTTGAGCGACCTGCTCATCAACCGGCCAAACGGGACGGTGCATCTGAGCGCGTCCAGCAGCCAGCCCCTGACGGTCAACAATTTCTCACTGCCTGTGCAAAACAACGTCACCTGCGTGATGGAAATGCCTCAGGACCTGCTGATCAGCGGAAATTTCACCGTCGCCCCCACCAACCATTTCTACGGAAACCAGCAGGTAACATTCAACGGTTTCGGTCCTCAGGCACTCAACCTCACTGCCACCGACAGCTATTTCCACCATCTGCAGATCTTGGGACAACCGAGCCAGCAATTGAACCTGCTCAGCAATCTGACCGTCAATGGCGATCTAATGCTGAACGCGGGGGGAATAAATCTGGGCACTGCCAATGTCTACCTAAAAGGAGACTGGATCTGGGGTCCGGGTCCCTGGACCTTCATGAAGGGAACTTCCCGGCTGGTTTTCAATGGCATTTACGACCAAACGATCACCGGGATGCCAGTCAATATGAACTTTCACATTATTGAACTGGCAAAGCCCTCCGGGATGCTCGCGCTTTCCAATCCAGGTCAGGTCATCAACTGCGATTTATATGATTGGACCAGCGGTTTGCTGAAGGTCACAGACGGCCAGTTCACCGCCTTATCCCTGCTTGATAACTGCATCATGGGCAATTTCGCCTGCCACAACAACGGCGTGATCGACCTTTATGACATGACCGGAAACGCCGACCTGCAGGCGAATCTGGACATTCAGGGCGGCGTGATGAACATCTATTCCGGATTCCCCTTTCCTGGCTCGAATTCCACTTGGGGTTTGTTTCCGGGTTCGCTGATCCTGAACACCGGTCTGCTCCAGTTTCACAACACAGGCATAAATGTCATGACCGGCGGAGCAGGATTCACAACCTCCATCACCGGGGGAATCATTTCCGTGGCTGGGGATTTCACCGTCATGAACCCGCAATTCAACCCCACGGGTGGATTGGTGGTCATCAACAGCATGAATCCCGCCAGCGTGGGCGCCGCCGGGGGTTGGTTCCACAACCTGAAGATCTCATCACCCCATATTATGACGTCTACCAGTCTCCTGGTCAACGGCGATCTGCAGATCGATCCCGCCTGTGTTTTGGATGTATCTCAGCCACTGAGTTTGATGGGAAATCTACACTTAAACGGCACCCTGAATATGATGGTGCCAACCACGGCCACGGTCAACGGCACCACGTTCCTGAACGCGGGCAGCCTGCTGGATGTGCGCGATGCCCAGTTCACCCTGGTCAGCCAGTTTGCCATCAATGTCTTGAATGTCAATGGCCAAATCTGGATCGAAAACGGGACTTTGGACGCGACCAGCTATGTGGTGGTCATCAATCCCACCGGCAGCATCGCCTTTGGGGTAATGGGATCAGGATCCACCGGCCGGCTGAAATGCGGGACCATCAGCGCCAACACTGCCGGGACATTTGTGCCCAATGTGGGCACCCTGGAGTTTGCCAACACCTTCCCGGGAGTCGTGTATACGTTTGGCCTCGGTGCCGGCAACCATTTCCACAACATGGATGTGAACACCCTGACCAGCATCGAACTGCAAACCTCACCCCTGGACATACAGGGAGACCTGACGATCACTGCCGGGGCCTTCATCGCCGGTTGTTCTTATGGGACCATCAACATCTGGGGCAACTGGACCAACAACAATCCCGGAAGCGGATTCACCGCCAATACCTCAATGGTCCATTTCAACGGCACCGCGCTCTCCACGATCAGCGCCGGGGGCGGAACTGAGCAGTTCTTCGACCTGAACATCGACAATCCCGCCAATGTGGTCCTGAATTCCAATGTGGACGTGCTGGGTATGCTGAATATCAACAACGGCAGCCTGCTCATGAACGGGAAAATGGTCCGAAACAGCAGTGTTACCTCTGTCAATGGCGGCGGTACCCTGGATCTGGATCCAGGCTCGATTCTCGAGACCGGCGCGGATATCGATGTGCACGGCGGCGGAACCTTGCTCTGCCATGGGATCGGGACCAATCTGGCCCGGATCAGGGGTTATGGCGGTACCATCTGGAAAATGCACGTCATGGGGACAATTTCTGCCCAGTACACAGAATTCAGGCACACGCACAGCGAGGGGATCTGGATCATGAACACAGGCCAGGTGGACCCAACGGCTGATTTCGACTACTGCCAATTCAGCGATGGACAGGGCACCTTCGTCACCTTCGACAACAGCCAGAACCTGGCCATTGACGGAATTGTGTTGAACACGACCGGCAGTGAGCTCTACAATCTGGCCAAAACCGTCAACAGCGGATCCGTGGTGGTGAACAGCTCATCCGGGAACTTCGCCGGGCCTCTGTTTGAGAACGATCCCCATGGTCTGATCTCCTGGATCGGCTACAACCAGAACCTCATCGTGCAGTCTTTTGGCGTGTTTTCAACCAATCCCTACCTCGCAGACCAGGTTTCCTACAACGTCGTGGTCCAGAACGCCGGAACGGATCCCATTGCCAGCGGCTTCAACATCCATCTCTTCAAAAACAGGAGCAGCGCCCCGGGCTGGACCGAAACCGGCGACCTGCAGCATGCCTGCCCTCCTTTGGCTGCCGGGCAAACCCACAGCTACAGCTTCTCGGGTGTTTATTCGCTGACCCCGGAAAGCTGGACCTCCTGGCTGCTGATCGATCCCGAAGGCGCGGTCATGGAGAACAACGAACACGACAACCTGGCCTCGACCAGCCTCACCTGGCAGGATCTGCCGCTCGCCGGCAACATGGCTATAACGCAGACCGGGGCAAACACGGCCCGGATAAGCTGGACCTATCCGATCTGGGCCTCCCGCTACAAGGTTTACGCGAGTGATGATCCCGAGGGAACTTTCAGCTTCCTTGGCTCAAGCACGAACCTATATTACGACGTGTCCCTGAGCCAGGCCAGAAACTTCTATGAGGTCAGGGCTGAACGTGACGCTCCGTCCAAATAAACCACTGATGTAGATAGCAACAACCCCGGTCCGACCGCCGGGTTTGTCTTTTCTACGGGAATAATTCCATTCATTGCAGAGATATGTGCCCCTGGCAGAAAAGCTGGCTCAGCAAGCTGAGCATAACTGACATGTTTTCAGATAGGTGGATATTGCCCTCTCCTGATCAATACGCTATCAATACGGACTCATTACGGACAAAGTCCGTAGTGAGTCCGTAATGACACCGTAATGATAAGGGGAGCCATATGAGAGGATAATTTGGAAAGCTATGGTGGCCAATGAGATGGATATGCTGGGATGAATATGGGGGAGAAGCGGGGCTGAGAGGCGGGATTCAGATCTTGAAAGCTTCGCTGGCCAGGATGAGTTCCTTGATCTGGGCGGTGTTTTCGGCGTGGTTGATGGCCTGGCGGAGTTCCGCGCTGCCCACCAATCCTTTGGTATAGAAGCAGAGATCCGAGCGCAGCTCCTTGGCTACGACGCGTTCGGGCTTGTATTTGAGGGCCAGGTCGATATGCTGGAAAACGGTTGACAGAAGCTGGGAACGGGTGACGGGACGGTAATCACCTTCCTGCCTCAGTTGGTGGATCTGGTCGAAGATCCAGGGTTTTCCCAAAGCTCCGCGGCCGATCATCACAGAATCGCAGCCTGTTTCGGCAAACATTTTCAGGGCGTCTTCCGGGGTTTTGACGTCGCCGTTGCCGATCAGCGGGATGCTGAGACGCGTTTTCAGGGTGGCGATGTGTTCCCAATTCGCTTCTCCCGAAAACATCTGGGACTGGGTGCGCGGATGCAGGCAGAGGAAGTCGGCCCCGGCGGATTCCAGTAGCAGCCCGAACTCCAGATAGTTCAGGCTAACGGGATTCCAACCGCTGCGGAACTTGACGCCCAGGGGGCAGGCCCCGGCCAGGGCTTTCTTCACATCTTTCACGATGCTTTCCGCCACAGCGGGGGTGTTCATCAAAGCGGATCCGGCACCGCGCCTGACAACCTTCTTGACGGGGCAGCCCATGTTCAGGTCGATGAAATCGGGCCGGTACTGCAGACAAAACTCCGCGCCCCGGGCCATGATGAGGGGATCCGAGCCGAAGACCTGGATGCCAAAAGGCCTTTCCTCTTCGGAAAACAGAATGAACTGGACCGTCTTTTTGGAATCACGCATCAAGCCGTCCGCGCTCACCATTTCGCTCACCAGGACGTCCGCGCCGTTGGCCTTGCAGAGTTGGCGATAGGCCTGGTTGGTGTAGCCGGCCAATGGTGCAAGCCATAGTTTGTTATCGGTGATGGAGCTTAGGATATCCATAATAAAGCAAAGGATTCAATAGATAGTCATAACTATCTTGTATGATAGGATATTAAGGGCTGTCATAATCTTGACTGCATTCAAATCTTTTTGAACAACATGAAGTTGGGAGTGAAGCCCAGGCGTTTCTGCTCCAGCTCATACCAGGTGCTGACATGGTCGTCGAGGCTGGGATCGGTTTGGATCACCTGGTCCAGCATAGAGATGAAATTGGGGTTGTGGGCAAATTCCTCGGCGATCCAGTTGGCGTATTCCTCGTGGTCGGTGGAAACGTGGACCTCGGAATCCAGGCGCATCACGGCAGCCAGGGCGTTCAGGAAATCCTGCTGGAAGAGGCGGCGCTTGTGGTGCCTTTTCTTGGGCCAGGGGTCGGGATGCTGGATGAAGACGCCCTGAACTGATTCCGGGGCCAAAACTTGGGCGATGTTGGCATCGACCCTCAGGCGGACTATGCGGACGTTGGGATGGCGCTCCGGCGAGATCTTTTTGAGGATGTTGCGGATCCGTTTCTCGGCGGCTTCGAAACCCAGGAAATTCCAGTCCGGATGCAGGATGGAGTATTGCGAGATGAATTCGCCTTTGCCGGAACCGATCTCGATGAACAGCGGATGGGAGTTTCCGAACAGATCTTGCGGGTCGAGAATGGCTTCAGGGGAATCGGTGACGAAGAAATCCCGGTCTTCAAGCATGGGGCTCGTCATCCTCCTCGTCGTCTGCGTGGGCTTTCTCTTCGGCCTGCCTGCGCTTGATCAGGGCG of the Candidatus Syntrophosphaera sp. genome contains:
- the dusB gene encoding tRNA dihydrouridine synthase DusB, giving the protein MDILSSITDNKLWLAPLAGYTNQAYRQLCKANGADVLVSEMVSADGLMRDSKKTVQFILFSEEERPFGIQVFGSDPLIMARGAEFCLQYRPDFIDLNMGCPVKKVVRRGAGSALMNTPAVAESIVKDVKKALAGACPLGVKFRSGWNPVSLNYLEFGLLLESAGADFLCLHPRTQSQMFSGEANWEHIATLKTRLSIPLIGNGDVKTPEDALKMFAETGCDSVMIGRGALGKPWIFDQIHQLRQEGDYRPVTRSQLLSTVFQHIDLALKYKPERVVAKELRSDLCFYTKGLVGSAELRQAINHAENTAQIKELILASEAFKI
- the trmB gene encoding tRNA (guanosine(46)-N7)-methyltransferase TrmB, yielding MLEDRDFFVTDSPEAILDPQDLFGNSHPLFIEIGSGKGEFISQYSILHPDWNFLGFEAAEKRIRNILKKISPERHPNVRIVRLRVDANIAQVLAPESVQGVFIQHPDPWPKKRHHKRRLFQQDFLNALAAVMRLDSEVHVSTDHEEYANWIAEEFAHNPNFISMLDQVIQTDPSLDDHVSTWYELEQKRLGFTPNFMLFKKI